TCGCCGGTACGGCCTGAATGGCGTCCACCGGACAGCACTGGACGAAGGCCCCGTCCGCCGGCGACCACTCGTGACGGCGTTGCAACGGATACGCCTTCTGCTCGGCGTCCAACGCCATCACGTCGGGGGCACGCGTCACGCACAATGCGCAGCCGGTACACAGCGCGCGTTCCACGACAATCTCCACTTCGCGACGGGGATAGATCCCGCCGGGCGACCGGAGCATCGCATCCAGATCGCGCAGCGCATCGCGGGTGGCGGTGTAGCCTACCTCCAGCAGTTCCTCGATGTGCGAAAAGCTGAACCAGCCGATATGTGATACCTTGGGGCGAACCAGCAGCAGCGGCGGCGACTTCCATCGCTCCAGCGCGTGCTGCTGTTGTTCGTGCATCATCATGGTGGCCGCGCGCATGAAGATCGAGGCAAACCCCTGCGCCGCGACGCCGGAGGCCGCCGGGACGTCGGCAATCCCCACGTCTACGGCAATCAGCGCATCGACGCCTTGGGCGGCGATGGCCACCGGAAGGTTGTCGGTGGTGCCCCCGTCGATGCAGGTGCGTCCGTCCACCACGCCGGGGGGGAAGAAGCCCGGCAGGGCGCACGACGCGTAGATAGCGTCACGCACCCGGACGTTGTTGAGCCCGGGGCGCCCGAAAACCACCGGCACGCCGCGGTCGATATCAACCGCCGTTACAAGGAGCGGGACATCGAGATCCTTGAAGGTCCCGTCAGCCACCAGTTCGTCGCACAGCGTGCGCAGCGGTGCCTCCAGATAAATGGAGCGCGACAGCATGCGTTCCATCAGCATGCCGAAATGATTGATGCGAAACAGATCGCGCCGACGGAAGCGCAAGGCGCGTTCAGTCATCTGCGCCACCGGCATTCCAGAGGCCGCCGCCGCAGCGATCATGGCTCCGATGCTCGTGCCAGCGTACAGCGCGGGGCGAATCCCGGCTTCTTCCAGCGCGCGGAGCGCGCCGATGTGCGCCATTCCCTTGAGCGCGCCGCCGCCCAACACCAGTCCGATGCGCGGGCCGGGCGCTACCGGGCCGATCGCCGGACGCGAACGGGGCGTCCGGCTCAAGCGTCCGCCAGGACAGAGCTCAATCGGCCATTCATGCTGAGGTCATCTGGTGCTGTAGATTGCCAGCCATGCGAATCCTGCTTGTAGAGGACGACGACACGCTTCGGGACAGCGCAACGGCGTACCTGCGGAGTGCAGGGTTCGCGGTTGATGCGGCGCCAACGGGGAAGATGGCGCGCGCACTCGCTGGCGTCAGCCCCTATGACGCGGTCGTTCTGGACATTCGGTTGCCGGACGATGACGGGTTCGCCCTGTGCACCGCGCTCCGCACTCGGCGACCCGCCCCCCGAATCCTCATGGCGACCGCACGTGATGCCGTCGAGGACCGCATCGCCGGGCTTGATCTGGGTGCCGACGACTATCTGGTGAAACCCTATGCGCTGGGCGAGTTGGTGGCGCGACTGCGGGCACTGCTGCGACGCCCGAACGCGGACGCCGAGACGGTGTTGCGCGTGGCCGATCTGGTGCTCGATCCGGCGACACGCACGGCGCATCGCGGCACCCGCCCGATTCCGCTGACCACCAAGGAATACGCCGTGCTGGAGGTGTTGATGCGCGCCAACGGCCGCGTGCTGAGCCGATCGTACATCAGCGAACACGCCTGGGATGACAATTACGATGCCTTGAGCAACGTGATCGATGTGTACGTGGCGCGCCTGCGACGCAAGATCGATCCGGACGGCGAGACGCCGCTGCTCGAAACCATCCGTGGAGCCGGCTATCGCATGGCGCCTCTGCGAGTCGACGAATGAGCGTCGAGGCGGCGCACGCGGATCGGCATCTCCCGCGTATTCGGTTGCGCGTCACCATGATGTATGCCTCGACGCTCCTGGTGGTACTGTTGGCGATGGCGGTCGTCTTGCGGTTGGCCATGCGCGATGCGCTGCGTCGCGAACTGGACAACTCCGCCCATGCGTCGGCGGCCTTGGTCAGTCAGTTCTTTCGCGTGGAGATCGCGGAGTACCAGACGATCGAAGCGACACTGACGCATATCGCGGGCGAGTTGGCCTTCGAAGACCGCGTCATGCACATTCGACGTCCCGACGGCGCGGAGTTCACGGTGGTCGGGGAGCCGCGCCCCAGACATCGTCCCATCACGGCGCCGGTTCGTCGCGTAGTCGCCGCGTTGGAGCCGGCGTTGGCGCCGTCCTGGAACGTGGAGGTTGAAGTCAGCCTGGCGAGTGTGGAGGCCATCGAAGATCGCATCGACCGGGGAATTGCCATGGGCATTCCGGCACTCGTGCTCCTGGCGGCCGCGTCCGGCTGGTGGCTTACCGGACGCACGTTGCGTCCCGTGGGGCGCATGGCCGTGGCCGCGTCGCAACTTGTGCCGGGGACCCATGGACGGTTGCCCATCGACGACGAGACCGATGAACTCGGTCGACTCGGCCTCCGATTCAACACGTTGTTGGACCGCGTGGAAACGGCCCTGCAGCAACAGCGTCGCTTCCTCGCGGATGCGGCGCACGAACTGCGCACGCCACTGGCGCGCGTGCGAAGTCGCGTTGAGGTGGCCATGCTGCCTTCCGACGCGACGCGGGCTGCCTACCCGAATGGTGCGCCGCCAGAAACGTTGTCAGCCATCCACGAAGAACTGGTGCGCATGTCTCGTCTGGTGGACGAATTGCTGCAATTGGCGCGGGCCGACGCGAGTGGCAACGCGACGCCGGACGCGATGACGCCCCTGTTCCTCGATGACGTCGTGACGGACGAGTTGCATCGATGGCGTGCCGATGCTGAGCAGGCGCGGTCGACGCTGCGCTGTTCGGTGCTGCAGGAAGCGCCAATCTGTGGGAACGCGGTGTTGTTGCAGCGCCTGCTGGGCATTCTGCTCGATAACGCACTGCGATATGGTAGACCCGGCGGCTACGTGGATGTCCGGGTCGACCTCACAGAAGCGCTGGTCGTGCTCTCGGTTGAAGACGATGGGATTGGCATCTCCCCGGAGGAGCAGGGCCAGCTCTTCGACCGGTTCTACCGCGGCGATCGCGCGCGGGCGCGCCGAGCTGACGGCAGTGGGCTTGGACTGGCGATCGCGGCGTGGATTGTCGAGCGCCACGGCGGATCAATTTCGGTGGAACCGCGCCCGCAGGAGTCCGGGACCCTTGCGCAAGTGACGCTGAAGCGACTCGAGAGCAGTACGTAACGGCAGACGGCGGGAACATGCCGCGCCGCTCGCGCGTGGTTACGACACGGGCCAGTCGGGTCGCGGTGCAATCGGAGACGGCCGCGCCGCCAGCCACCACGCCTCGCGCAGTGACCGCAGTGTGCGTGCCGGCCCAACGAAGTCGCGACCATCGACGGCCTCTTCGCACCACGCGTACAGCGCGTCAAACCCGCGGGATGCCGGGCTGTCCAACTCCAGCGCCGCGCGGAGCAGTCCAATGGCCTCCCGCGCGGCCGTGTGATCGAATGACTCGCAGGCGCGGATCGCCCGATCGTAGGCGCGCACAATGCGTCCCAGCGGATCGAGGGCGGGCGGGGTCTGGCCGATCGCCGTGTTGGCGATGACGGGCGTAGGATAAGCGGGCACGGGTCAATTTGGAGAGGGACAACGGCGTCGGCATCCACTCGGGCACCTTTGCTGTTCATCGGCTTGGGGGCAGGTGTTCTTGAACGCCATTTCGCACCGTGCTTCTCGCTGTGACGGTTGTGCCAATCGCAGAACATTCATCGGGCGTTCATCAACGCGTGGTACGTTGGCCCAATGATCGGACTTCCATTTCCTCCCCCTTGCCAACGGCGCGTGTCGTGGATCACACACGTCCTGCTGCTCGCCGCGTGCTTCACGGTGCCGCACGTGGGACGTGCCCAGGTGGCACGCCCTGCCGATGCCCTCGATCTGCAGGGGGCGATGCGTCTGGCGCGCGAAACTGCACCGGGGCTTCGTGCGGCCGATGCGCGCCGTGATGTCGCCCTCGGTCGCGCCCGCGAAGCCGGCCAGTTCCTCAATCCGACGATTGAATACCGACGCGAAAATCTGGGGAGCGTCTTGTCGCCGGATATCTTCGCGACCCTCTATCTGCCATTCGATGTCACGGGTCGCCGACTGGCGATGCGCCGCACGGGTGGCGCGGCAGCCGATCGGGCATCTGCGGACGGCGTGGCGGATCGCCGAGACGCGGAGCTTCGGGTGGCGCGTGCGTGGGTGCGCACAGCCGCTGCCGGCGAGCAGGTCCTCATTGCACGGGCACAAGCCGACGCGCTGATGGAGGTGGCGCGGACGGACTCCACGCGGGCACGTGAGGGACTCATTGCCGACGGCGCGGCCTTGCGGTCCCGACTTGAGGCTGACCGCGTGCGGGTGGCGCTCTCCGCGGCGGTCGGCGATCTGGCGCGAGCGCGGGCCGAGTTGTCGCGCGTGCTTGGCGTCTCGGATCGCGAGTTGCCACGCGTGGGCGAGCTCGTGGCTCCATCGTTGCCCAATGCCCCCGACAGTGCAGAGGCCCGAGACCTGGCGGCACGCGCTCGTCCCGAGCTGACGGCTCGTGAGGCCGGGATTCGTGAGGCGCAAGCGCGGCTGAGCACGGAACAGCGTGGCGCCTTGGGGGACTGGCAGTTGCAAGGTGGCAGCAAGAAGACTGCGGGCGTGATGACGGGTCAACTTGGACTGGCCCTGCCGCTTCCGCTGTTCAATCGCAACGATGGCGCGAGGCTGCGGGCACGCGGTGAGTTGGCGGAAGCCACCGCATGGCGCGACGAGGTGGCCATTGGCGTTCGGGCCGATGCGATCGCGGCGTTGACGGCGTACCTCGAGGTGCGGACCAACGCCGCCGATGCCGCGACGTTTGCCCCGCGTGGCCGCGAGGTCGCGTCGATTGCCCGTGCCGCCTATCGCGAGGGTCATGCGTCGCTTGTGGAATTGCTGGACGCTGAACGCGCCGCGGCCGACGCGATGTCCGCGCACCTTCGCTGGACGGTTGATGCGTGGCTGACCCGACTTGAATTGGAACGCGCACTGGGTGTGCGGCTCGATACCGACAGCCCACTCGACTTGCCGCTGCGAGCGGCACTGCCCTCTACCTCACGCTGACAATGCGACGTTCCACACGACTGTCCTGGATGCTTGCCCCCGCGTTGATGGCCTGCGGTGGCGGGAGCAGCACACCCGCCGACGCACCGCCCACCGCGGTACATCCGGATACCGCCACCCTGTCGGCCGATGCGGTCGCCATCGCGGGATTCACCATCGACACGGTTCGCACGCTCCCGTGGCGCAACACCGTGATGTCACCGGCGCGACTGCTGCTGGATCCGTCAGGAGTGGAGACGATCGGCTCCATTACCGAGGGGCGCATTAGCCATGTGTTGGTACGGGTCGGTGATGCGGTGAAGGCCGGCGACGTGCTGGTGATGATTCACAGCCACGAGATCATGGATGCGCGGGGCGCACTGGCGTCGGCCCGCGCGCAGGTCACTGCCGCGGACGCGGCGCGGAGCGTGGCGATATCCGCCGCGGATCGGGCGCATCGCCTGCTGGAGGCCAAGGCGATGTCGCGCGCCGAAGTGGAACGGGCGGATGCCGCCCGCGTGTCGGCCGACGCCATGCAGCAGCAAGCGGTCGCCGAGCGCGAGCGCGCGGAAGCGTTGGTCGAGCACCTGGTCGGCGGCGGACCGGTTCCGCCCAACGCCGATCCGCACGATGTCCTGATCCGGACACCGATTGCGGGTATCGTGATCACGCGTGACGCGCAACCGGGAACGGTCGTGCTCCCCGGGTCTCCGCTGGTCACGGTCGGCAATCCCGAACGCCTGATCCTGCAACTGCGCCTGGGCGAGACCGCAGCACAAGGCGTGCGCGTGGGCGCGACCGTGCAGTACACGCTCACCGACGATCCCCTGCAGCATCACGATGCGGTTGTGACGCGGGTCGCGCCGACCGTCGATACCCTGACGCGAACCATCGAGGTCTTGGCGACGCCGCGAGGACGCGTTCGCATCGGTCGGGCCGAATCGTTTGCCCAGGCGGAAGTGATCGGGAGTGGCGGCACCCCAGCCGTGGTCGTGCCCGCTGCGGCCCTTCAGGCGATGGAAGGCGACACGATCGTGATCGCCACGGAACCTCGCGGCGCCGGGATGTTCATCGAAGCGGTGCCGGTCCGCGTGGGGCGCCGAACGGGAGATCGTGTCGAATTGCTGTCGGGTGTTGGGGTGGGACGTCCGGTCCTGGTTGGCAGCGCGGCCATTGCCAAGGCTGAACTCCTCAAGCGGCGAACCGGAGGCGTGGAGTAGTTCATGCAGAGGCTCATCCATTTTGCGCTGCATCGCCGCGGCGTTGTCATCGGTGGCGCGCTCCTGATCGTTGCCGCGGGACTGTTCGCCTTGCAGCGGCTTCCCTTCGACGCATATCCCGATCTTACCGGCACCCGGGTCGAAGTCATCACGGTGGCTCCGGGTATGGCGCCTGAGGAAGTG
The Gemmatimonadaceae bacterium genome window above contains:
- a CDS encoding TolC family protein; protein product: MSWITHVLLLAACFTVPHVGRAQVARPADALDLQGAMRLARETAPGLRAADARRDVALGRAREAGQFLNPTIEYRRENLGSVLSPDIFATLYLPFDVTGRRLAMRRTGGAAADRASADGVADRRDAELRVARAWVRTAAAGEQVLIARAQADALMEVARTDSTRAREGLIADGAALRSRLEADRVRVALSAAVGDLARARAELSRVLGVSDRELPRVGELVAPSLPNAPDSAEARDLAARARPELTAREAGIREAQARLSTEQRGALGDWQLQGGSKKTAGVMTGQLGLALPLPLFNRNDGARLRARGELAEATAWRDEVAIGVRADAIAALTAYLEVRTNAADAATFAPRGREVASIARAAYREGHASLVELLDAERAAADAMSAHLRWTVDAWLTRLELERALGVRLDTDSPLDLPLRAALPSTSR
- a CDS encoding response regulator transcription factor, translated to MRILLVEDDDTLRDSATAYLRSAGFAVDAAPTGKMARALAGVSPYDAVVLDIRLPDDDGFALCTALRTRRPAPRILMATARDAVEDRIAGLDLGADDYLVKPYALGELVARLRALLRRPNADAETVLRVADLVLDPATRTAHRGTRPIPLTTKEYAVLEVLMRANGRVLSRSYISEHAWDDNYDALSNVIDVYVARLRRKIDPDGETPLLETIRGAGYRMAPLRVDE
- a CDS encoding patatin-like phospholipase family protein; the encoded protein is MSRTPRSRPAIGPVAPGPRIGLVLGGGALKGMAHIGALRALEEAGIRPALYAGTSIGAMIAAAAASGMPVAQMTERALRFRRRDLFRINHFGMLMERMLSRSIYLEAPLRTLCDELVADGTFKDLDVPLLVTAVDIDRGVPVVFGRPGLNNVRVRDAIYASCALPGFFPPGVVDGRTCIDGGTTDNLPVAIAAQGVDALIAVDVGIADVPAASGVAAQGFASIFMRAATMMMHEQQQHALERWKSPPLLLVRPKVSHIGWFSFSHIEELLEVGYTATRDALRDLDAMLRSPGGIYPRREVEIVVERALCTGCALCVTRAPDVMALDAEQKAYPLQRRHEWSPADGAFVQCCPVDAIQAVPATDKWRDGVPQPILQLASSVPGVRS
- a CDS encoding HAMP domain-containing histidine kinase, translated to MSVEAAHADRHLPRIRLRVTMMYASTLLVVLLAMAVVLRLAMRDALRRELDNSAHASAALVSQFFRVEIAEYQTIEATLTHIAGELAFEDRVMHIRRPDGAEFTVVGEPRPRHRPITAPVRRVVAALEPALAPSWNVEVEVSLASVEAIEDRIDRGIAMGIPALVLLAAASGWWLTGRTLRPVGRMAVAASQLVPGTHGRLPIDDETDELGRLGLRFNTLLDRVETALQQQRRFLADAAHELRTPLARVRSRVEVAMLPSDATRAAYPNGAPPETLSAIHEELVRMSRLVDELLQLARADASGNATPDAMTPLFLDDVVTDELHRWRADAEQARSTLRCSVLQEAPICGNAVLLQRLLGILLDNALRYGRPGGYVDVRVDLTEALVVLSVEDDGIGISPEEQGQLFDRFYRGDRARARRADGSGLGLAIAAWIVERHGGSISVEPRPQESGTLAQVTLKRLESST
- a CDS encoding efflux RND transporter periplasmic adaptor subunit; its protein translation is MRRSTRLSWMLAPALMACGGGSSTPADAPPTAVHPDTATLSADAVAIAGFTIDTVRTLPWRNTVMSPARLLLDPSGVETIGSITEGRISHVLVRVGDAVKAGDVLVMIHSHEIMDARGALASARAQVTAADAARSVAISAADRAHRLLEAKAMSRAEVERADAARVSADAMQQQAVAERERAEALVEHLVGGGPVPPNADPHDVLIRTPIAGIVITRDAQPGTVVLPGSPLVTVGNPERLILQLRLGETAAQGVRVGATVQYTLTDDPLQHHDAVVTRVAPTVDTLTRTIEVLATPRGRVRIGRAESFAQAEVIGSGGTPAVVVPAAALQAMEGDTIVIATEPRGAGMFIEAVPVRVGRRTGDRVELLSGVGVGRPVLVGSAAIAKAELLKRRTGGVE